GCCAGTGGGATGAGCGGTGCCAGCAGAGGCGCTGagccccagggcgcggggccAGAAGAGGACCAGAGAGAGAACCTGGAGGCGCCCAATCAGCCGGCGGACGCCTGGGTGGCACCGGACGGCGCCTTCGCCAAGCGGATCCTGCAGCCGGGCGCGGGGCTGGACAAGCCGACGCTGGGCGCCCTGTGCCAGGTCTTCCTGGAGGCGCCGCCAGGGGCGCCCCTGGGGTACCCCACCGACTGCTGGgcccagctggagctgggggagggggacggcgCCTGGGACGGCCTGGTGGACGCCTGCCTGGAGACCATGGTGCCGGGGGAGCGGGCCGAGCTGTGGGCCCCGGGCGGGGCCGTCCTGGGGCTGCACCTGGCCTCCTTCGCCCCGGCCCCGGAGCCCTGGCAGCTGGACCCGGCGGAGAAGTGGGCGCTGGCCCTGCGGCACAAGGAGCGCGGCTCGGAGCGCTACCGGGCCGGTGAGGTGGGGGCGGCCGCCCGGCGCTACGCCCGGGCCCTGCAGCTGGCCATCGccgccggcccggcccccccggccccagagcACACCCGCCTGCGGGCCGACCTGCATGCCAACCTGGCCGCCTGCCAGCTGCGGCTCGCCCAGCCGGCCCACGCCGCCCGCAACTGCACCAAGGCGCTGGCACTACGGCCCCAACACGCCAAGGCCCAGTACCGCCGCGGCCTGGCCCGCGCCGCCATGAACGACCTGGAGGGGGCGGCCGAGGACTTCCGGGGGGTGCTGGCGGCCGAGCCGGGGAACACGGCCGCCCGCAGGGAGCTGGACAGGGTGGGGCAGCGGGCGCGGGAGCGGGACGCCCGCCTGGCCCGGGCCATGGGCAAGCTGTTCTCCTGAGCGTGCGTGTgcggtggggcaggggcctggcccctctggggggcgccagctccccccggccccagggcagggactggctggctcaggggggcggggaatggggcaggggcctgtcccctccggggggcgccggctcccacccagccccagggcggggactggctggctcaggggggcagggaatggggcagggactggcccctctggggggtgccggctcccacccggccccagggcagggactggctggctcaggggggcgggaatggCGTCTAGGGCCCCAATAATTCATCAGTTTCAATAATAAAATTTATATATTTTGTTGTTGAAACAAGAAAATCATGAACacaagaaaggccgtaccgggtcagaccaaaggtccatctagcccagtatctgtctaccgacagtggtcaatgccaggtgccccagagggagtgaacctaacaggcaatgatcaagtgatctctctcctgccatccatctccaccctctgacaaacagaggctagggacaccattcttacccatcctggctaatagccatttattgACTTAGAcactatgaatttatccagtccccttttaaacattgttatagtccagccttcacaacctcctcaggcaaggagttccacaggttgactgtgcgctgcgtgaagaagaacttccttttatttgttttaaacctgctgcctattcatttcatttggtgacccctagttcttgtgttaggaggagtaaataacacttccttatttattttcttcacaccagtcatgattttatagacctctatcatgtccccccttagtcttctcttttccaagctgaagagtcctagcctctttaatctttcctcgtatgggaccctctctaaacccctaatcattttagttgctcttttctgaaccttttctagtgctagaatatcttttttgaggtgaggagaccacatctgtacacagtattcgagatgtgggcgtaccatggatttatataagggcaataatatattctcagtcttattctctatcccctttttaatgattcctaacatcctgtttgcttttttgaccgcctctgcacactgcgtggacatcttcagagaactagccacgatgactccaagatctttttcctgactcgttgtagctaaattagcccccatcatgaaGTTGGGAGCAGGTCAAAGGTCGTGGTCTGGACGTTCCGATTGGCCACTGGTTGACAGAGTTCAAAGGTCAGCCTGCAGCTGCCTGGATGGTGGGGTGTACTAGATTCGGGGCAGCGcactggggtcagaggtcactggGGGTTGAGGTCTTTTCCTGCTTTAATCAAACCCCTGGGCTCATCGACCAGAGGTCAGAGGTCACAGCCATTAGCTGGGCTGACAGGTGTCGGCCAAGCCCATTAGCCGAGATGCTGCTTGCAGGGTTAGGGTCAGAGGTCAAAGGTCACCCATAGCAACATTGGTCTGTACCATTTGCTCGCACCCAGGTCAAAGGCCTGAGGCCTCAGGTGCCATTTCAGGTCAGAGGTGTTGGCCAAACCCCGACAGGGCTGGGTCAAAGGTCATGGGTGGACGGAACCAAAGACAGGTGGCACGTGTAGGGTCAAAGGTCACAGGAAGTGGCCAGCCTCATTGGTCGTGCTCTGAGGAGGGAGCCAGTCAAGCTGTCAGGTCGAAGGTCAGAGGTCACGGACACTGGCTGACACTCCAACTTCAGCTCCTTGCGAAGGTCACAGGCACGGGTAGTGTGGCCGGGTCAGAGGTCAGAGGTCATGGAGGGACGCTGGCAGGCGGCAGGGCTCCCTAGGCAGCCCCCAGCCGCTGCTCCGGTTAACGGGGCCTGTCTGGGGGGGGGGCCGCATGGACCAGGCGGCGGGAGGTGCAGCAGCCCCCAAATCCACCTCGGAGCCCTCCCCCCACGCCTGGGAGAGCCGGGAGTCAcaagcgcccctcactcccgactcgcagccccctgccagcccggccctgccggtgcccctcactcccgactcgcagcccctgctagcccagccctgccggtgcccctcactcccgactcgcagcccctgctagcccagccctgcccccgagccctgccggtgcccctcactcccgacccgcagcccctgccagcccagccctgcccccccagctctgccggtgcccctcactcccgacccgcagcccctgccagcccggccctgccggtgcccctcactcccgacccgcagcccctgcgagcccagccctgccggtgcccctcactcccgactcgcagccccctgccagcccagccctgcccccccagctctgctggtgcccctcactcccgactcgcagccccctgccagcccagccctgccccccgaactctgccggtgcccctcactcctgacccacagcccctgccagcccagccctgccggtgcccctcactcccgactcgcagccccctgccagcccagccctgcccccccagctctgctggtgcccctcactcccgactcgcagccccctgccagcccagccctgccagtgcccctcactcccgacccgcagcccctgctagcccaggcctgccggtgcccctcactcccgacccgcagccccctgccagcccagcccttgcccctcactcctgacccacagcccctgccagcccagccctgccccccgaactctgccggtgcccctcactcctgacccacagcccctgccagcccagccctgccggtgcccctcactcccgactcgcagcccctgctagcccagccctgccggtgcccctcactcctgacctgcagcccctgccagcccagccctgccggtgcccctcactcccgacctgcagcccctgccagcccagccctgccccccccccagctctgtttGTCTGTGACAAGTGCCCaccccccagctgcctccccctccctggccctACATGCCTGGAGTCATCACATGGTCCCTCCATCCTTCCGTAGCCAGGCAACCGTCACTGTGGATACATCAAAGCTCCAGGAtgctgggggtggcggggggggggtggccctacagggacacagagaagggagctgagggagggggaggggggctcaggatgggggcagggatttggggggctggaggaggtacccgggagccagggagggaaagttggggtggggggagctggggcagatggAGCCGCACAGGGAGGCtgctcagggagtgggggagcAGCAAGGTGGGGCcaatggggctgggggagggatatcggggcaggaagggggagacgggatggggaacaggggggcagCGCTATGGGCTTCGATATTTCCTTCTGTCGTCTGTGATGGGAgtgtaacaccccccccccccgctgtccccctcccccagccccagatgggagtcggtgccccctagaggggacaggccctggcaccattcccacccccctgagccagccagtccccgccctggggctggatcggggccggtgccccccagaggggacaggcccctgccccattcccacccccctgagccagccagtccctgccctggggccgggtgggagtcggtgccccctagaggggacaggccctggcaccattcccacccccctgagccagccagtccctgccctggggccgggtgggagccggtgccccctagaggggacaggccctggcaccattccctgccccaccctccccaccccaccccggttCCCGTGCAGCCGGCCAGGGCCAGGGAGGACTCTGGTGTCATTATCAATAGAGATTTATTAACCCGGGTGACTTGCAAACAGGAACGTCGCCATCCGACGGGGAGAGGAATCGGGGGGCCGGATCGCACAGGGACCAGGGCCATGTAGGGGGGCTACGAGGGACCATACAGCacggccccccccagctctgccggcgcccctcactcccagcccacagcccccccggctaGCCCAGCGCCCCTGTCCTGTTCTGGGGTCACTGCAAGGGCTCCCCAGATGTCTGG
The sequence above is a segment of the Mauremys mutica isolate MM-2020 ecotype Southern chromosome 12, ASM2049712v1, whole genome shotgun sequence genome. Coding sequences within it:
- the FKBPL gene encoding FK506-binding protein-like isoform X1; translation: MPGSCPSRNPPAPPGSTSRGCIARAPHSPLGRGQMEAAAVANGKAEGGGAASGMSGASRGAEPQGAGPEEDQRENLEAPNQPADAWVAPDGAFAKRILQPGAGLDKPTLGALCQVFLEAPPGAPLGYPTDCWAQLELGEGDGAWDGLVDACLETMVPGERAELWAPGGAVLGLHLASFAPAPEPWQLDPAEKWALALRHKERGSERYRAGEVGAAARRYARALQLAIAAGPAPPAPEHTRLRADLHANLAACQLRLAQPAHAARNCTKALALRPQHAKAQYRRGLARAAMNDLEGAAEDFRGVLAAEPGNTAARRELDRVGQRARERDARLARAMGKLFS
- the FKBPL gene encoding FK506-binding protein-like isoform X2 — encoded protein: MEAAAVANGKAEGGGAASGMSGASRGAEPQGAGPEEDQRENLEAPNQPADAWVAPDGAFAKRILQPGAGLDKPTLGALCQVFLEAPPGAPLGYPTDCWAQLELGEGDGAWDGLVDACLETMVPGERAELWAPGGAVLGLHLASFAPAPEPWQLDPAEKWALALRHKERGSERYRAGEVGAAARRYARALQLAIAAGPAPPAPEHTRLRADLHANLAACQLRLAQPAHAARNCTKALALRPQHAKAQYRRGLARAAMNDLEGAAEDFRGVLAAEPGNTAARRELDRVGQRARERDARLARAMGKLFS